Below is a genomic region from Trichoderma asperellum chromosome 2, complete sequence.
GTATCCTTCTTTCCTCGCAACTTCGTCATATAAACGGACATCTTTCGCAACTCGAGCAGCACGTATGAGATCCTCGTATGCGATAGACGGTATGTGATTCTCCACGAAAGACCGGACGTCCCTCTGCAATTCTTCATCCGTGAGATGGGCTACTTCTGTTAACAGCTTCTTTTCACAAATATTGGTGTTTTGACAGTCATACCTAGGGGATTTTCAATGATTGCGCTGCCATTTGCGCGTCTACCTCGAGTTTGAAGAGAAAGTCGTCCTTCGTTGCGAGTCGACGCACTCGTATTTCGGCCTGATGAAGCCATCACGAACGGCAGAGTATGTGGCCAATTACACCTGTCGCCCGACAGAGAAATGTTGAAAAGATGTTTCTGACAAAAATGAGCATGAGGGAGCGGGCGACCTGTTATTCGAGTGAATAGAAAATAGCAGCGGTAGTGAAAACGCTCGAGGCACGTAGACGACCGGGCGCCTTGCGCATTTGCCTTGCGACCAACTACATCGTATCAATCCGGCTGTCGCCTATTTACTCATCCAGACTGGTCTGTCGAGGCAAGGTGTATTCCTTCATATTTACCAATCGGGATTTTTGCCTATAGAATCGTAGCACAAGGTGTATCGGCATCAAAGCCCTAACTAAAAAAATCAGGCTTTCATGAAAATCATTCGCGGAATTATTAAGAACTGAAAGGCTCGGCTACAAAGGAAAGCGCCTGTATAAAAGAACAATGGGCTGTGCGTGTGGCCGGGCCATGAGGCGATCCCATGCTTCTAGCATTTTAGTATTAAATAGTAGATCTTTTCCTAGCCAGACATATGTAACAACTGCGCGGCAATTCTTTGCACTCTAGGATGGGGCATGTGTCAAACTTCTGTTGGTTGGAGACAGATCCAGCCTGGGTGTAGGGTAGGCTGGTCCCATTTGAAACCTCGCAAGTTATTGACATCACTTATTCTACACTCGCCCAATGGAAGGCGAAACGGGTGTCGCGAAcctatactttaattaattagtATAATGATCAACCGTACAATACAATTGTGGCTGGTTTAGTATGGCACTACGGATATCGTGCTACAGAAGTGCCGCAGCAATTAAGAGTGAAGACGCATTGGGTTTTGATGACTCGGACATGGATCCAGAACTCTTTGTCATCCAGCCGACGAAAACAAATGCACGAATACATGTACTACTCTGACCGCGGCATAGGTATTGTCCGGCATTTGCCATGGAGATATAACCGTCTTGCTTTGCTGTCATACCATTTGGGTCTTCTTATCGCAGATACCTCCAACTTTTCTTCTGGAGTGacgccaacagcaacaagccGGACTCAAATTAGCTTCCAGCGGCATTCAGATTTCTACGGGCTGGGCGGACTGATGGATgaaaactacatgtacttatgCCTAGTAGAAAAGCCTTGTACTGGAGAAATGGGCGAAAGGATGTGACTATAATCCCTAGGTAGTTACTACCACTGAGAATATAAGAGCATTGGGTACTATTCCTATTGCAAATAATCTTGATGTTTCAAACTCGTGTTCTATCTGAAATATCTATAATTCTATTCAGTTCTGCTTTATTTGATCCTCAAACTCAAGTGATTGTAATAAGATGCACTCTGCATAAGAGTATTCCTATAATATTCAACCTTCTCTTCCCCCTGCATAGCCGCATTAGGATTCTATATAATACAAGCCGAGTAGGCAAAGCGTCTCAAGGCCCGAAGTCATCAGATTTACGCGTCAATAGTTCCGGTAtgaatattttattactgctgGTACCCAAAAACAGCGGGATAAAGTCAGATGGAACGCGCCAGGCGGATCCACAGTCCTGGACTCTAAACCAGAATACTGAATATATACTGCAAGTGTCAATAGTATTAAGCATGCTTCAATGCCGTAAAAgatgtatctttttttttttttttttaaccgaAAAAGCCACCATACCAATTAAAAGTAGCTCGTCTTTTAGGGCCGCATCCAGAGTCGTTTACTAAACCTTTAGAGTTAAACGAAGCCCGACAGAATTGCTCTCCGGTTCGACCTGGTTTATGTCTGAGACCCTTTGTACCTTGTTGCTGGAAAATCGCGAGACGAAACTTTTTTCAGAATTACTCAGTCTCTAGCAATCCTTGATGTCGTATGATCCTGGGGATGTGGAATGCATACAGCCAGCGGGCAGATTCTGAGACATAATTCCATCAACAGCACATCTGAGACTCATAACATTAATTCCACGGACACTAGTTATAATTTTCCGAGCGATACAAGACACTCAATTTTGTCAAATGCCTTTCAATTTATAGACTCTCCTACGATTGTTATAAAAGTGACCGTTAATCCTCACGATCTCCTAATGAATCCAGCCTCGGAACATCCTGAATGCAATTGACTGCATTCCCTACACTCATTAATAATTCGTTGCGACATGGCTGTTATCAGCAAGCTACTGCCTGTGGCAGCTGTCTTGCTAGGTTGCGTGAACAATGCTGCCGCTCTAGCTGTGCGTGAGCCTGTAGACAGGTTGGACACTTACTACCGTGTTGAGATTGGCCCTGGTTTCACAAAGACTACCTCGTCACTGTAAGTTTTCCAAGCATTGGATGATGCGTTTTCTCAATCTAACAGATTCGGTAGCACGGACCTGGCTAGTAAACATGGCTCGGCAGGTATTGGGAAGCGAGGGCAGGAAGACCACGGCCCCGACTGTGATTGCAAACTTCACACAGTATACATGACGCAGCGGGACTTTGACAAGGTCAATCGTAGCGAAGGAGCTATGGACCAGCCTGGCAATGGAAACTCCGTCGAGAGTGATAATGGACCTCGAGGAAAGACTGGTTATCAAGGTCCACGAGGATCTCGGTTTGCTAAGGCTGCTCCTTGGCCGTCAAACCAGAATAGCACCCAGGTAGTCCAGAATTCTGGTTATCAAGGCCAGAACAGCGCACCAACTTATCAGGGCCAGCAGAATAGCGCACAAAGTTATCAAAGCCAGAACAGCGCACCGACTTATCAAGGCCAGAATAACGCACCGACTTATCAAGGCCAGCAGAACAGCGCACCGACTTATCAAGGCCAGCAGAACAGCGCACAAAGTTATCAAGGCCAGCAGAACAGCGCACCGACTTACCAAGGCCAGCAGAACAGCGCACCGACTTATCAAGGCCAGCAGAACAGCGCACCGACTTATCAAGGCCAGAATAACGCACAAAGTTATCAAAGCCAGAATAACGCACAAAGTTATCAAAGCCAGAACAGCGCACCGACTTATCAAGGTCAGAATAACGCACAAAGCTACCAAGGGCATGATAGCGCACAAAGTTATCAAAGCCAGAACAGCGCACCGACTTATCAAGGTCAGAATAACGCACAGAGTTATCAAGGCCAGAGTAACGGACAAAGCTACCAAGGGCATGATAACGCACAAAGTTATCAAAGCCAGAACAACGCATCTGGTTATCAAGGCCAGAGTAACGCACAAAGCTACCAAGGGCATGATAACGCACAAAGTTATCAAAGCCAGAACAACGCATCTGGTTATCAAGGCCAGTATGGTGATAAAGGTCATCAAACCCAAAATGTCGCAGTAGGCCCAGCAGGCCCGGCAGGTCCAATCGGTCCACAAGGCCCAGCAGGCCCAGTAGGCCCTGGAGGTCCAATCGGTTTTAATGGCCCTCCTGGTCCACAAGGCCCGGAAGGTCCAATGGGTTTTACTGGTCCACAAGGCCCGGAAGGTCCAATGGGTTTTACTGGTCCACAAGGCCCGGAAGGTCCAATGGGTTTTACTGGTCCACCAGGGCCTCCGGGTCAGAATGGTACACCAGGTCCTGTAGGTCCACAAGGCCCGGCAGGTTTCAATGGCCCAATTGGCCCACCAGGGCCCCCGGGTCTGAATGGAGCACCGGGTCCGGCAGGTCCACCCGGACCGGCAGGTCCAATCGGTTTTAATGGCCCCGCTGGTCCACCAGGACCCCCGGGTCTGAATGGAGCACCGGGTCTGAATGGCGCACCGGGTCCTGTAGGTCCACCAGGCCCGGCAGGTCAGAATGGTCCACCAGGTCCAATCGGTTTCAATGGTACCAATGGTGCAGCAGGTCCACCAGGTCCACCAGGTCCGGTAGGTCCAGCAGGTCCAGCAGGTGTGAATGGCGCATCAGGCTCCGCAGGCCCGGCAGGTCCAGCAGGCCCGGCTGGTGCAGCAGGCCCGGCAGGTCCAGCGGGTGCAGTAGGTCCGGCTGGTGCAGCAGGCCCGGCAGGTCCAGCGGGTGCAGTAGGTCCGGCTGGTCCAGCAGGTCAGAATGGCGGCCCAGGCCCAGTCGGTCCAGTCGGTCCAGCAGGTCCGAACGGTGGCCCAGGCCCAGTCGGTCCAGCAGGTCCAGCAGGTCCAGCAGGTCAGAATGGCGGCCCAGGCCCAGTCGGTCCCGTCGGTCCTATTGGTCCTATTGGTCCCATTGGTCCCATTGGTCTCACAGGCGCAATTGGTCCAGTTGGTCCAGTCGGTCCCGCAGGTGTGAATGGTACTAATGGTACGGATGGCCCAGCCGGTCCTGTTGGCCCAGTTGGCCCAGTTGGTCCCGTCGGTCCCATTGGTCCCATTGGTCTCACAGGTGCAATTGGCCCAGTTGGCCCAGTCGGTCCTGTTGGTCCAGTCGGCGCAGTCGGTCCAATTGGTCCAGTCGGTCCAGTTGGTCCCATTGGCTTAACAGGTCCAGCAGGTGTAAATGGTACTGATGGCCTAGTTGGTCCAGTCGGTCCAGTTGGTCCTGTTGGTCC
It encodes:
- a CDS encoding uncharacterized protein (SECRETED:SignalP(1-23)) yields the protein MAVISKLLPVAAVLLGCVNNAAALAVREPVDRLDTYYRVEIGPGFTKTTSSLTDLASKHGSAGIGKRGQEDHGPDCDCKLHTVYMTQRDFDKVNRSEGAMDQPGNGNSVESDNGPRGKTGYQGPRGSRFAKAAPWPSNQNSTQVVQNSGYQGQNSAPTYQGQQNSAQSYQSQNSAPTYQGQNNAPTYQGQQNSAPTYQGQQNSAQSYQGQQNSAPTYQGQQNSAPTYQGQQNSAPTYQGQNNAQSYQSQNNAQSYQSQNSAPTYQGQNNAQSYQGHDSAQSYQSQNSAPTYQGQNNAQSYQGQSNGQSYQGHDNAQSYQSQNNASGYQGQSNAQSYQGHDNAQSYQSQNNASGYQGQYGDKGHQTQNVAVGPAGPAGPIGPQGPAGPVGPGGPIGFNGPPGPQGPEGPMGFTGPQGPEGPMGFTGPQGPEGPMGFTGPQGPAGFNGPIGPPGPPGLNGAPGPAGPPGPAGPIGFNGPAGPPGPPGLNGAPGLNGAPGPVGPPGPAGQNGPPGPIGFNGTNGAAGPPGPPGPVGPAGPAGVNGASGSAGPAGPAGPAGAAGPAGPAGAVGPAGAAGPAGPAGAVGPAGPAGQNGGPGPVGPVGPAGPNGGPGPVGPAGPAGPAGQNGGPGPVGPVGPIGPIGPIGPIGLTGAIGPVGPVGPAGVNGTNGTDGPAGPVGPVGPVGPVGPIGPIGLTGAIGPVGPVGPVGPVGAVGPIGPVGPVGPIGLTGPAGVNGTDGLVGPVGPVGPVGPVGPVGPIGPIGLTGPAGVNGTDGLIGPIGPIGPIGPVGPVGPVGPIGPIGLTGPAGVDGTNGTDGAVGPIGPVGPIGPVGPIGPIGLTGPAGVDGTNGTDGAVGPIGPVGPIGPVGPIGPIGLTGPAGVDGTNGTDGAVGPIGPIGPIGPIGPIGPIGPTGPTGPAGANGTIAEYDYLGCLTAGGTNGLTGTVTTFVEVTSVSDCASVCATGPNPSLFFSLATVAGASTCTCGNALDPTTTDDIHNQCNQLCTFTENGTPVYCGNTAGTLVSVFGAI